The Candidatus Angelobacter sp. sequence CGACCACGCTTCGTTGCTTGTGCTGGGCCGATTCAATCAAGGCCGCGCGCCGCAGGCCGAAGACACGGACGGTCAGGTCAATCTCCGCTTTCAGGACATCTCCGGCTTCGAAGCGAATCGCGTAGGCGAGACGGTCGAAGCGGTTCGCGCCGAGACGAACGCGGCGAAGCACGGCGATTGGAAGCCGTGGTTCCCGGTCATTGACTACGACCGCTGCACGAACTGCATGCAGTGCCTGAGCTTTTGCCTCTTCGGCGTCTATGGCGTGGACGAGGAGCAGAAGATTCAGGTCCAGAACAACGACAATTGCAAAACCAACTGCCCGGCCTGCTCGCGCGTCTGTCCCGAGGCCGCCATCATGTTTCCGAAATACAAGGCAGGCCCCATCAACGGCGACCTGGTGAGCGATGCCGACCTGCAACGCGAGAAGATGAAGATCGACATCAGCGCTCTGCTCGGCGGTGATGTCTATTCAATGCTGCGCGAGCGAAGCGAAAAAGCGAAGTCACGCTTCTCGAAAGAGCGCGACGCCGATAAGGCTTTGTCCGAACGCCAGAAATGTCTGGTCAAACTCG is a genomic window containing:
- a CDS encoding ferredoxin family protein yields the protein MSLKDQTTLRVVLYEGNGAQPLEANDRFATMTTLLEKGFAVTHVTSGGRVAPADHASLLVLGRFNQGRAPQAEDTDGQVNLRFQDISGFEANRVGETVEAVRAETNAAKHGDWKPWFPVIDYDRCTNCMQCLSFCLFGVYGVDEEQKIQVQNNDNCKTNCPACSRVCPEAAIMFPKYKAGPINGDLVSDADLQREKMKIDISALLGGDVYSMLRERSEKAKSRFSKERDADKALSERQKCLVKLASAGDIPPEVLMSLPSPEEIARRAEEAKAKAQAALASK